In Osmia bicornis bicornis chromosome 1, iOsmBic2.1, whole genome shotgun sequence, the following proteins share a genomic window:
- the LOC114881186 gene encoding structural maintenance of chromosomes protein 4, with translation MAEENEDSQNSSEKGRTSMEIVVEDVFQSDAPITDEQGGIRVDEEIYIPPPLKTISVADISGPRLMITKIVNENFKSYGGTQIIGPFHKCFSAIVGPNGSGKSNVIDSMLFVFGYRASKIRSKKISVLIHNSSEKQNINRCTVSVHFQQIIDKPGMDYDIVPNSEFVISRTAFKDNSSYYELNEKKVQFKEIGKLLRSYGVDLDHNRFLILQGEVEQIAMMKPKAQNENDTGMLEYLEDIIGTFRYKEPLEKLSEKVEHLSDYRTEKLNRLRIVEKEKVALEEPMQEAVQYLKMENMVIKLQHQLYCYKRFETIKEVEQHENKMKELNEDLSKLTDKIKEVHKDKEQKSKVIAEKSKKWDNLQKKRDDVMVKFDKIRKHDESLHAELVETNKRRKANIATLKNEKSKLEELSKVPEKSIRDIEECKGVIENHEKNKKKEEAVLETLMIELRKKTEPLLNDRSQLEKQLISLRKDVDQAQAAFNIAQSELELYTSVEFTEKNKLEKLKNSLKSTTENLKEKKEQLQSLQNDIPACERDLEKAQKELRTVEDNEIKITSELRRMRISFEEQKSAMQANTSRNKVISSLMREKREGRIPGVFGRLGDLGAIDAKYDVAISTACGPLDNIVVDTVDTAQKCITFLRQNDIGRATFIPLEKQQHLLPRCKQKIQTPENVSRLFDLIRIDDERILPAFYYSLQDTLVANDLDEATRIAYGRQRFRVVTLKGELIELSGTMSGGGRSAMKGRMGQKLVRNELSSVDIERLQTDLNKANEKCNELRARSQVLENQIHTLNVNLRNMKVSEGKLEIEVKALEEQKPSLLTQIKIQEKKVKDSVSNPKKVAELQKAMEVTKKHFEKVKENSNTLEREVKSINTKIEELSGVRVKNQQKKIADLNKLIDTTKGEICRLQVAIKTAERNVKKLEQRIESLENDVHTSEQRLREIEKEKQELEKQGKEYLKELDEFTEQLAERDEFTSSLKEELNVLQTTENKMKAVKIDLDQKLKECKSVIKELMQRIPDLTRRISALKLQAIPGESLEELKELTEKEFDETDEKVISNNLHRMKKRLPTEIPNMQLIHEYIEKDELYLKRAAELEKITAERNRIRDIYETARRRRIEEFLAGFSVITDKLKEMYQMITLGGDAELELVDSLDPFSEGIAFSVRPPKKSWKNICNLSGGEKTLSSLALVFALHHYKPTPLYFMDEIDAALDFKNVSIVGNYIKERTKNAQFIVISLRSNMFELADFLVGIYKTYNITKSVTVDLQKYYEKNGIAPPTQITSKSNPSQMQKFSVHSQQSKSGCTTQSTNNVQTIDKIQETIENNSLRLPELGLCATPERPVSKNESTKDSTSLTDKDISKQPARKKRKI, from the exons ATGGCTGAAGAGAATGAGGATAGTCAAAATTCTTCTGAAAAAGGTCGAACTTCTATGGAGATAGTAGTTGAAGATGTTTTTCAGTCTGATGCACCAATAACTGACGAACAAGGGGGAATTAGAGTGGATGAAGAGATATACATACCACCTCCTTTGAAAACTATCAGTGTGGCTGATATAAGTGGCCCTCGACTCATGATAACTAAGATCgtcaatgaaaatttcaaaagttaTGGTGGCACACAGATTATTGGTCCTTTTCACAAG TGCTTTTCAGCCATTGTTGGGCCAAATGGTAGTGGAAAAAGTAATGTCATAGACTCTATGTTATTTGTATTTGGATATAGAGCTTCTAAGATTCGGTCCAAAAAAATCTCAGTTTTGATCCATAATTCAAGCGAAAAACAAAATATCAATAGGTGTACAGTGTCTGTACATTTCCAACAAATAATTGATAAG CCTGGGATGGATTATGATATTGTTCCAAATAGTGAGTTTGTTATATCAAGAACAGCATTTAAAGATAATTCTTCGTATTATGAACTTAATGAAAAGAAAGTACAGTTCAAAGAAATTGGGAAGCTTTTGCGATCTTATGGTGTAGATTTGGATCACAATCGCTTTTTAATTCTACAG GGAGAAGTTGAACAAATAGCAATGATGAAGCCTAAGGCTCAGAATGAGAATGATACTGGCATGTTGGAATATTTGGAAGATATAATTGGAACTTTCCGTTATAAAGAACCATTGGAAAAGTTATCGGAGAAGGTAGAACATTTATCAGATTATAGAACGGAGAAATTGAATCGTCTTAGAATtgttgagaaagaaaaagtagcaTTGGAAGAACCCATGCAAGAGGCTGTTCAATATTTGAAAATGGAGAATATGGTTATAAAATTACAACATCAGCTTTATTGTTACAAAAG ATTTGAAACTATAAAGGAAGTTGAGCAGCatgaaaacaaaatgaaaGAGTTAAACGAAGATTTATCAAAGCTTACGgacaaaataaaagaagttCATAAGGATAAGGAACAGAAGAGTAAAGTAATTGCAGAAAAGAGTAAAAAATGGGATAATTTACAGAAGAAAAGGGATGATGTTATGgttaaatttgataaaatacgAAAACATGACGAATCACTTCATGCAGAATTAGTGGAGACAAATAAAAGGCGAAAGGCTAATATAGCaactttaaaaaat GAGAAATCAAAGTTGGAAGAGCTGAGTAAAGTACCAGAAAAAAGTATCAGAGACATCGAGGAATGTAAGGGAGTCATTGAAAATCAtgagaaaaacaaaaagaaggaagaagcaGTACTAGAAACTTTGATGATTGAATTGCGCAAGAAAACTGAACCATTATTGAATGACCGTTCTCAACTTGAAAAGCAGTTGATTTCTTTAAGGAAAGATGTTGATCAAGCACAAGCAGCTTTTAATATTGCTCAGTCTGAATTAGAGCTATATACCTCAGTAGAATTTACTGAAAAGaacaaattagaaaaattaaagaattccTTGAAATCTACAACAGAGAATTtaaaggagaagaaagaacAGTTGCAAAGTTTACAAAATGATATTCCAGCTTGCGAACGCGATTTAGAGAAAGCACAAAAAGAATTGAGAACAGTAgaagataatgaaattaaaataacttCTGAATTAAGAAGGATGAGAATTTCTTTTGAGGAACAAAAGTCTGCGATGCAAGCAAATACATCAAGAAACAAGGTTATCAGTAGTTTAATGCGAGAGAAAAGAGAAGGCAGAATTCCTGGTGTTTTTGGAAGATTG GGTGATCTGGGTGCTATAGATGCAAAGTATGATGTAGCAATTTCAACAGCATGTGGTCCATTAGACAATATAGTAGTAGATACTGTAGATACTGCCCAAAAATGTATAACATTTCTACGTCAGAATGATATAGGGCGAGCAACCTTTATTCCTTTAGAAAAACAGCAACATTTACTACCAAGATGTAAGCAAAAAATACAAACTCCTGAAAATGTTTCAAGATTGTTTGACCTGATACGAATTGACGATGAGAGAATATTACCCGCATTTTACTACAGTCTGCAAGATACATTAGTAGCAAATGATTTAGACGAGGCAACGCGAATTGCGTATGGCCGGCAGCGTTTCAGAGTAGTTACGCTAAAAGGcgaattaatagaattatctGGAACGATGAGTGGGGGCGGAAGGTCAGCCATGAAAGGCAGAATGGGGCAGAAACTAGTGAGGAACGAACTATCCTCTGTTGACATTGAAAGGTTGCAAACAGATTTAAACAAAGCCAACGAGAAGTGCAATGAGCTTAGAGCTAGATCTCAGGTTTTAGAAAACCAGATTCATACtctaaatgtaaatttaaGGAATATGAAGGTCAGTGAAGGAAAGTTGGAGATTGAAGTAAAAGCGCTTGAGGAACAGAAACCATCATTATTAACGCAGATCAAAATTCAGGAAAAGAAGGTTAAGGATTCAGTATCGAACCCTAAAAAAGTTGCGGAGTTACAGAAAGCGATGGAGGTTACTAAAAAGCATTTCGAAAAGgtgaaagaaaattcaaacaCTCTTGAGAGAGAAGTAAAAAGTATCAATACCAAAATAGAAGAATTATCAGGTGTCAGGGTGAAAAATCAGCAGAAAAAGATAGctgatttaaataaattaattgataCGACTAAAGGCGAAATCTGTAGATTACAAGTCGCGATTAAAACTGCGGAGAGAAATGTAAAGAAGCTTGAGCAGCGAATAGAGAGTTTAGAGAATGATGTGCATACCTCTGAACAAAGATTGCGTGagattgaaaaagaaaaacaggaATTAGAAAAACAAGGAAAAGAGTATTTGAAAGAACTCGATGAATTTACAGAGCAGTTGGCAGAAAGAGATGAATTTACGTCATCCCTCAAAGAAGAATTAAACGTTTTACAAAccacagaaaataaaatgaaagcaGTTAAAATAGATTTggatcaaaaattaaaagaatgcAAGAGTGTGATCAAAGAGTTAATGCAAAGAATTCCAGATTTAACAAGAAGAATATCTGCATTAAAACTTCAAGCAATACCTGGGGAAAGTCTGGAAGAATTAAAAGAATTGACAGAGAAAGAATTTGATGAAACAGATGAGAAAGttatttcgaataatttaCACAGAATGAAGAAGAGGTTGCCCACAGAAATTCCAAATATGCAATTAATTCATGAGTACATAGAAAAGGATGAATTGTATTTGAAGCGTGCAGCAGAGTTAGAAAAAATAACAGCTGAGCGTAACAGGATAAGAGATATTTATGAAACAGCCAGACGGCGTAGAATTGAAGAGTTCCTTGCAGGTTTTTCTGTTATTACAGACAAGTTAAAGGAAATGTATCAAATGATTACATTAGGAGGTGATGCAGAATTGGAATTGGTTGATTCATTGGATCCATTTAGTGAAGGAATTGCTTTCAGCGTAAGACCACCTAAAAAGtcttggaaaaatatttgtaatctCAGTGGAGGAGAAAAAACCTTGAGTTCTTTAGCTCTTGTGTTTGCACTGCATCATTATAAGCCAACGCCTTTGTATTTTATGGACGAAATAGATGCTGCATTGGATTTCAAGAATGTTTCAATCGTTGgaaattatataaaagaaaGGACAAAGAATGCACAGTTTATTGTTATATCTTTACGATCAAATATGTTTGAGTTGGCTGATTTCCTTGTTGGTATATATAAAACTTACAATATTACAAAGAGCGTAACTGTTGATCTACAAAAATATTACGAAAAGAATGGAATTGCTCCTCCAACGCAAATTACTTCTAAAAGTAATCCATCGCAGATGCAAAAATTCTCTGTGCATAGTCAACAAAGTAAGTCTGGCTGTACAACACAGAGTACAAATAATGTACAAACTATAGATAAAATTCaggaaacaattgaaaataattcgcTTAG attGCCTGAATTAGGTTTATGTGCAACACCAGAAAGACCTGTTTCTAAGAATGAATCTACTAAAGATAGTACAAGTTTAACTGATAAGGACATTTCTAAACAACCTGCGAGAAAAAAACGTAAAATCTAA